The Calditrichota bacterium region TGCTACCTCTCAATTGGCACAAACCACCTTGCGAAATGTTATCGGCCAGGCAGAACTGGACGAACTCTTGTCCGCGCGGGATAAAATTAATGCCAGTTTGCAGGAAATTATCGACACCCACACGGATCCATGGGGCATCAAGGTTTCGCTGGTGGAGATCAAGTATGTGGACCTTCCGCAGGACATGCAGCGAGCAATGGCCCGGCAGGCAGAGGCGGAACGAGAACGACGCGCCAAAATTATTCACGCAGAAGGCGAATATCAGGCATCCCGTCAATTGGCCGAAGCCGCAAAAGTCATGGCTGTCCACGGAATTGCCCTGCAATTGCGCTATTTGCAAACGCTGACGGAAATTGCATCTGAAAACAATTCGACCATTGTTTTTCCAATTCCCATTGAAATGATGAATGCGTTTTCCGAAAAATTTCCACCGGCAAAGAAACAATCTGAATAAAAAAAGAACCTTTGAAGAAAAAAGAGAACCCAGGCGTGACTTCCCGGAACTTTTGGTGTTTTATGGCCGCTCAGTTCGGAAAACACGCCGCACAAAATCTACAGACGGGTAAGCGTGGAGAATCCATAAGAAAATGACTCTGCATCCAAAGATCGGGATTCTGACATTCCATATGCCACAAAATGCCTCGCTGGACAGATACGCAAAACATGCAAAAGAGGCAACTGTGGAATTGGCCGGTTTCTTAAAGGAAAATCAGGTGGTTGCCGTTCATTCAACCCAGTGGTTCCCAAAGGGGATTCAAAACGAATCCCAACTGGCCAGCCTTTTTCAGCAGTTTGAACAGGAAAAAGTG contains the following coding sequences:
- a CDS encoding slipin family protein, with protein sequence MYSGTVLAVLIILFILASAIRILKEYERGVIFRLGRAIGVKGPGLILLIPIVDKMVKVSLRVVTFDVPPQDVITKDNVSVKVNAVLYFRVMDPMRAIVEVQDFLYATSQLAQTTLRNVIGQAELDELLSARDKINASLQEIIDTHTDPWGIKVSLVEIKYVDLPQDMQRAMARQAEAERERRAKIIHAEGEYQASRQLAEAAKVMAVHGIALQLRYLQTLTEIASENNSTIVFPIPIEMMNAFSEKFPPAKKQSE